In Topomyia yanbarensis strain Yona2022 chromosome 2, ASM3024719v1, whole genome shotgun sequence, one DNA window encodes the following:
- the LOC131678729 gene encoding WD repeat domain-containing protein 83: protein MDLVHKNTLNCDQGAVRAVRYNVDGSYCLTCGSDKKIKLWNALNGLLLKTYGGHAGEVMDAAGSCDSSFIVSGSTDKSIIYWDVSTGLPVRRLRGHAGAVNCVKFNEDSSIAVSGSTDNTVSCWDVRTRKLEALQTMREAKDCITSLIVTEHKIISGSLDGSIRQYDLRAGELTCDTIGVPITHIIQTKDGQCILAACMDSTIRLIDSDSGELLSEYKGHKTEDYHIECGVIQSDSNIISGSSEGCALIWDLLEGTELRRLQMNSGVVHSLSTHPTGTDILFAIKGRIEVWGHPSEEMELND, encoded by the exons ATGGATTTAGTTCACAAAAACACATTGAACTGCGACCAAGGAGCCGTCAGAGCGGTACGCTACAACG tgGATGGTTCCTACTGCCTTACCTGTGGCTCTGACAAGAAGATCAAACTTTGGAATGCTCTCAATGGTTTGTTACTGAAAACCTACGGTGGACATGCAGGAGAAGTAATGGATGCGGCAGGTAGCTGCGACAGCAGCTTTATAGTATCCGGATCAACGGACAAAAGTATTATTTATTGGGACGTTTCAACAGGACTGCCAGTTCGTCGCTTGCGAGGCCACGCCGGAGCAGTCAACTGTGTTAAATTCAACGAGGATTCGTCGATCGCCGTTTCAGGTTCGACCGATAATACTGTATCGTGCTGGGACGTTCGAACCCGAAAATTGGAAGCACTGCAAACTATGCGAGAAGCAAAAGATTGTATTACCTCATTGATCGTAACGGAGCACAAGATTATCAGTGGATCATTGGATGGATCCATTCGGCAGTACGACTTACGAGCCGGGGAACTAACATGCGACACGATTGGCGTTCCTATTACTCACATCATTCAAACGAAGGACGGACAGTGTATATTAGCAGCTTGCATGGATAGTACAATTCGGTTGATTGATAGTGATTCCGGAGAACTTCTGTCCGAATACAAGGGACACAAAACGGAAGATTATCACATCGAGTGCGGTGTGATTCAGAGCGATTCTAATATAATATCAGGTTCTTCGGAGGGTTGTGCTCTTATTTGGGACCTACTGGAAGGTACCGAGTTGCGTAGGCTACAGATGAACTCCGGGGTGGTTCACTCGCTATCAACACATCCAACGGGGACTGATATACTATTTGCCATTAAAGGAAGAATCGAAGTTTGGGGACATCCTTCGGAAGAAATGGAACTGAATGACTAA
- the LOC131678726 gene encoding menin yields MTEFCDDVIKLFPLRAIPDVIKLFRQQLNNREEEPDLTLLSIVTGLIEHSLTTKVLESAPATAGTGNQPQPNVDGISNFPIIKYDVIEGLYKKFKSVLAPIEKLLVKNTTDSKFASREVIKKVSDIIWNSLLRSSYKDRAHLQSLYSYLCGNKLDCFGVAFAVVAGCQMLGYRDVHLAISEDHVWVVFGKTGDETIEVTWHGKGAEDKRGQSVSPGVESQTWLYVAGNPVVCNRYMEVAAIVSAINPSLTATSACLEVADLQQQLLWQLYDMGHLKKYPMALGCLGELEEVSPTTGRRNCEELYNESVRSAQMYYKNHHVYPYTYQGGFYYRRNMYREAFASWADSSDVIRLYNYSRDDEEIYKEFLDIANELIPQVMKLESSGHSAKSILRDSHCFANLLRFYDGICMWEEGSLTPILHIGWAKPLVATIAKFDHDIRSQVIIKCGEQSPRIFHHQVNGDNTENRKPVSGSLANNNNNNNNVNKSDANMENGKPGLPKSLEALVGKCGEKLLNPDFLLQGGGQPFTSEDSEVAAGEANGNTAKNCKKEKYIEKKEAVATKVEVKVEPKKESLELVDSEDGGPKRPLITLYSQKMKGLKDLLLAEKLNTNAISLQITAQSQVQVGGKKSRSQTGGGAGVQQGGPQENEANTRSKRARRE; encoded by the exons ATGACGGAGTTCTGCGATGATGTGATCAAATTGTTCCCACTACGGGCTATTCCGGACGTGATTAAGCTGTTCCGTCAACAGTTGAACAACCGAGAAGAGGAACCAGATCTAACACTGCTCTCGATAGTTACCGGACTTATTGAGCACTCATTGACGACCAAGGTATTGGAATCAGCACCGGCAACGGCAGGTACAGGAAATCAACCGCAACCGAACGTTGACGGAATTAGCAATTTTCCGATCATTAAGTACGATGTTATCGAAGGATTGTACAAGAAGTTTAAATCGGTGCTGGCGCCTATCGAGAAGCTGCTGGTTAAAAATACGACGGATTCGAAGTTTGCCAGTAGGGAGGTGATTAAGAAAGTATCTGACATAATATGGAATTCGCTCCTGCGAAGCTCTTACAAGGATCGGGCTCATCTGCAGAGTTTGTACAGTTATTTGTGTGGGAATAAGTTGGACTGTTTTGGAGTGGCATTTGCTGTGGTGGCCGGATGTCAGATGCTGGGTTACAGAGATGTACATTTGGCTATTTCCGAGGATCACGTTTGGGTGGTTTTTGGCAAGACTGGAGACGAGACTATAGAGGTTACTTGGCATGGAAAGGGAGCGGAAGATAAGCGGGGTCAATCGGTGTCACCAGGCGTAGAGTCTCAAACTTGGCTGTACGTTGCCGGAAATCCGGTGGTTTGCAATCGATACATGGAAGTGGCTGCAATTGTTTCCGCCATCAATCCATCGCTGACGGCGACCAGTGCTTGTTTGGAGGTGGCCGATCTGCAACAGCAGTTACTTTGGCAGTTGTACGATATGGGACATCTGAAGAAATACCCGATGGCCCTCGGCTGTTTGGGGGAGCTGGAGGAAGTCTCTCCGACCACTGGTAGAAGAAACTGTGAGGAGCTGTACAACGAATCGGTTCGATCGGCACAGATGTACTACAAAAATCATCACGTTTACCCGTACACTTACCAGGGAGGGTTCTACTACCGGAGGAACATGTACCGGGAGGCGTTTGCTTCGTGGGCTGACAGCAGCGATGTGATTCGACT ATACAACTACTCGCGGGATGACGAAGAAATTTATAAGGAATTTTTGGACATCGCTAATGAACTGATCCCGCAGGTGATGAAATTGGAGAGCTCCGGCCATTCGGCTAAAAGTATTCTGCGCGATTCGCACTGTTTTGCCAATTTGTTACGGTTCTACGATGGAATTTGCATGTGGGAGGAGGGCAGTCTAACGCCGATCTTGCACATTGGCTGGGCCAAACCTCTGGTGGCGACGATCGCCAAATTTGACCACGATATCCGCTCACAGGTGATTATCAAGTGTGGAGAACAATCTCCTCGGATCTTTCATCACCAAGTCAATGGGGATAATACGGAGAACCGTAAACCAGTCAGCGGGTCACTTGCcaacaataacaacaataataataacgttAACAAATCGGACGCGAACATGGAGAATGGCAAACCAGGTTTGCCCAAATCACTGGAGGCTCTGGTTGGTAAGTGTGGGGAAAAGCTTCTGAATCCGGATTTTCTGCTGCAGGGTGGCGGCCAACCGTTCACTTCGGAGGACAGTGAGGTAGCTGCGGGTGAAGCCAACGGCAATACTgctaaaaactgcaaaaaagagAAATACATCGAGAAGAAAGAGGCTGTCGCTACTAAAGTTGAAGTGAAGGTGGAACCGAAGAAAGAATCACTTGAGCTGGTAGATTCGGAGGATGGTGGTCCTAAAAGGCCTCTGATTACTCTGTACAGTCAGAAAATGAAAGGTCTGAAAGATTTGCTGCTGGCGGAAAAGCTGAACACCAACGCCATTTCGCTGCAGATCACGGCCCAGAGTCAGGTGCAGGTAGGTGGTAAAAAATCCCGTTCCCAGACAGGCGGTGGGGCTGGTGTCCAGCAGGGAGGTCCCCAGGAAAATGAGGCAAACACCCGTTCTAAGCGTGCCCGACGAGAGTAA
- the LOC131679571 gene encoding uncharacterized protein LOC131679571: MSNPGELENANQAAAASVAVKLPDFWKNDPVMWFAQAEAQFALANVVRDHTKFYHIIAKIDHSVICHVTDLVSNPPNENKYDAVKNRLIARFQMCVQSRLERLLASCDLGDMRPTYPQRCKSWPQD, translated from the coding sequence ATGTCTAACCCCGGTGAATTAGAAAACGCTAATCAGGCGGCAGCGGCAAGTGTCGCCGTCAAGCTTCCggatttttggaaaaatgatCCGGTGATGTGGTTCGCCCAGGCGGAAGCACAGTTCGCTCTTGCCAACGTCGTTCGCGATCACACGAAGTTTTACCACATCATCGCCAAGATCGACCATTCGGTAATCTGTCACGTAACCGATTTGGTAAGCAATCCGCCAAACGAGAACAAATACGACGCAGTAAAAAATCGTCTGATTGCAAGATTTCAAATGTGTGTGCAAAGCAGACTCGAGCGGCTGCTAGCTTCCTGTGACTTAGGTGATATGCGGCCGACTTACCCGCAAAGATGCAAGAGCTGGCCGCAGGATTAA